One Triticum dicoccoides isolate Atlit2015 ecotype Zavitan chromosome 5B, WEW_v2.0, whole genome shotgun sequence genomic window carries:
- the LOC119305207 gene encoding uncharacterized protein LOC119305207 gives MKLNRCHRGRHDSKREASNGGSLSELPAEVQACNGDMLRELPADLEAGNRDRLSELPADLLLNILERVGTLDAVKTCILSKKMQKLPTMLSQIVIDLSTDDLVRIHTVVANVTNKILNARSSKITIRKLKLKIFLSPSHCLSIGKCVGLAMADQKVDSAEFEILTPRNGHLCTEAYRLFFADQFNDFFRDCPDAFAGLTGLHLQYMRFGESDITNILSYCKQLESLSLFMCDEGSSVLHVEHARLVELVISYCEFKTVELTFLPKLQRMTFNSWPSCAENPLALGFVPEISKLNLAKACFSHKTLKLSQLLANVPSVNDLSLEFRSEKIWIQPESPKVLSPWLAKLRYVNLDNLPEECDIAWTMFLLEAAPFVVEFCITVWDHKCHMESQKSYSEKTDVKWEPSDPDFKHKDLAKLNIYGFQSDDNFTGHIRRVMEAAVNIKEVSLHDRKVCKVCAVKFPHVEVRPSSYPRTSDEKDLLRNKMTETLPKASPAVIHFLS, from the exons ATGAAGCTTAATAGGTGTCACCGCGGCCGACATGAT TCGAAGAGAGAAGCTAGTAATGGGGGCTCCCTAAGCGAACTGCCTGCTGAAGTACAAGCTTGTAATGGAGACATGCTAAGGGAGCTGCCTGCTGACTTAGAAGCTGGCAATAGGGACAGGCTAAGCGAGCTGCCTGCTGATTTGCTGCTCAACATTCTGGAGAGGGTGGGTACCCTCGATGCTGTAAAAACCTGCATACTTTCCAAAAAAATGCAGAAGCTGCCCACTATGCTCTCGCAGATCGTGATTGATCTTAGCACTGATGACTTGGTCCGCATTCACACCGTCGTGGCCAATGTTACAAACAAGATCCTCAATGCAAGGTCTTCGAAGATCACCATTCGTAAGCTGAAGCTCAAAATTTTTTTGAGTCCTTCTCACTGTCTCTCCATTGGCAAATGTGTTGGCCTCGCCATGGCGGACCAGAAAGTGGACTCAGCTGAGTTTGAGATCTTGACACCCAGGAATGGTCATCTTTGCACCGAAGCCTACCGCCTGTTCTTTGCTGACCAGTTCAATGATTTTTTTCGTGATTGCCCAGACGCATTTGCTGGCCTCACAGGGCTGCATCTACAATACATGAGGTTTGGTGAATCAGACATAACCAACATCCTAAGCTATTGCAAGCAGCTGGAGTCACTATCTTTGTTCATGTGTGACGAGGGCTCTTCGGTGCTGCATGTAGAACACGCACGACTCGTGGAGCTTGTTATCTCCTATTGTGAATTCAAAACAGTGGAGCTCACCTTTCTACCAAAGCTCCAGCGGATGACCTTTAATAGTTGGCCCTCCTGTGCTGAAAATCCCTTGGCTCTTGGTTTTGTCCCTGAGATTTCGAAGCTAAACCTTGCCAAGGCATGTTTTTCACACAAGACACTCAAGCTAAGCCAGCTGCTTGCTAATGTCCCCTCCGTAAACGATCTGTCCCTGGAATTTCGAAGTGAAAAG ATTTGGATTCAACCAGAATCCCCGAAAGTGCTTTCACCTTGGCTTGCCAAACTACGGTATGTGAATCTGGACAATCTTCCCGAGGAATGTGATATTGCCTGGACAATGTTCCTTCTTGAAGCTGCACCGTTTGTGGTGGAGTTTTGCATCACGGTATGGGATCATAAGTGCCACATGGAGTCCCAAAAAAGTTACTCCGAGAAAACTGATGTGAAGTGGGAGCCATCTGACCCTGATTTCAAGCATAAGGATCTAGCCAAGCTAAACATATATGGCTTTCAGTCCGATGATAACTTCACAGGACACATCAGGCGTGTCATGGAGGCTGCTGTGAATATCAAGGAGGTATCTCTGCATGACAGGAAGGTGTGCAAGGTTTGCGCCGTCAAGTTTCCTCATGTTGAGGTTCGTCCTTCGAGTTATCCACGGACCAGCGATGAGAAGGATTTGTTGAGAAATAAGATGACAGAGACGTTGCCGAAGGCTTCTCCTGCTGTGATTCACTTCCTATCATAA